A region from the Solibacillus sp. FSL H8-0523 genome encodes:
- a CDS encoding PBSX family phage terminase large subunit: protein MTELTKKQLEVMDSFIKEKPKIVVASGAKRAGKTFVFILLFLMHIAKYEGQGLSFIIGGATQASIRRNILDDMEAILGKELKLNKSNAVTIFGNKVYCFDGAQSDSWKKARGFTAAGALMNEGTALHDTFVKEVISRCSYQGARVLIDTNPENPAHSVKKDYIDKDGQMLKSGRLNIRAFNFTLFDNDKLDPEYVESIVASTPSGMFTDRDIHGLWVAAEGVIYRDFNKDVHYISSEEFAKKNIVKHFAGVDWGYDHYGSIVVLAEDDKGDVFVCEEHAHRHKEIDDWVKIAKDVKARYGNINFYCDTARPEHTERFRREKLRAINGKKNVVPGIESVARHFKTERLYIVRDKVKRFDDEIYMYVWGDNGEPVKLWDDVLDALRYAIYTHYYKEIMTGKR from the coding sequence ATGACCGAACTAACGAAAAAGCAATTAGAGGTCATGGATTCGTTTATCAAAGAAAAACCGAAAATCGTAGTAGCTAGTGGCGCCAAGCGTGCAGGGAAAACATTCGTGTTTATTCTGCTTTTTTTAATGCACATCGCTAAGTACGAGGGGCAAGGGCTTTCATTCATTATCGGCGGCGCTACACAAGCGAGTATACGTCGTAACATCTTAGATGATATGGAAGCGATATTAGGTAAGGAGCTTAAGCTTAATAAATCCAATGCTGTTACGATTTTCGGCAACAAAGTGTACTGCTTTGACGGAGCGCAATCGGACAGTTGGAAGAAAGCACGTGGATTTACAGCAGCAGGCGCGTTGATGAACGAGGGGACAGCCTTACACGACACATTCGTCAAAGAGGTTATTTCTCGTTGTTCATATCAAGGTGCGAGGGTGCTAATTGATACCAATCCCGAAAATCCAGCTCATAGCGTAAAAAAGGATTACATCGATAAAGATGGGCAAATGCTAAAAAGCGGCCGTTTAAATATCCGTGCATTTAATTTCACACTTTTCGATAATGATAAGTTAGATCCAGAATATGTTGAATCGATTGTAGCCAGTACACCGTCAGGCATGTTTACAGACCGTGATATACACGGCTTGTGGGTTGCAGCCGAGGGTGTTATTTATCGTGACTTCAATAAAGATGTTCATTACATTTCGTCCGAAGAGTTCGCAAAGAAAAACATTGTAAAACATTTTGCCGGTGTTGACTGGGGCTATGACCACTACGGTTCGATTGTAGTATTAGCTGAGGACGATAAAGGTGACGTCTTTGTATGTGAGGAGCACGCTCATCGACATAAAGAAATTGATGATTGGGTAAAAATTGCTAAGGACGTTAAAGCACGCTACGGCAACATTAATTTTTATTGTGATACGGCGCGCCCAGAACACACCGAACGTTTTCGTCGCGAGAAGTTGCGAGCGATTAACGGTAAAAAGAATGTCGTGCCAGGTATTGAGTCGGTAGCGCGTCACTTTAAAACAGAGCGCTTGTACATTGTGCGCGATAAGGTGAAACGTTTCGACGACGAGATTTATATGTATGTATGGGGTGATAATGGTGAGCCGGTAAAGCTATGGGACGATGTGCTCGACGCATTACGTTATGCCATTTACACGCATTATTACAAAGAAATTATGACAGGTAAGAGGTGA
- a CDS encoding terminase small subunit: protein MARARDPARDKAKEMYLHSEGKMLLKDIAAELGKSDSQIRKWKNQDGWDDELNGNVTNGANGNVTNKKPPNKQIKKVVIEEEPEQNKADGLTDKQRQFCINYVRTHNATQAAIMAGYAKPSAYSMGSQLLRNIKVVNEIKRLKTPMIEATFVEANDFIQLLVKIAFADIGDFVEGGGYDVSLRPVDEIDTSVLSELSNTENGIKIKMENKMKAIELLAKYSNILQPNEREQLAIEQARVNIDKAKAELAKIENPETNTQESEIAKMLRRMAGDEE, encoded by the coding sequence ATGGCTAGGGCAAGAGATCCAGCACGAGATAAAGCGAAAGAAATGTACTTACATTCAGAGGGCAAAATGCTATTGAAGGATATAGCTGCTGAATTAGGTAAGTCCGATAGTCAGATTCGGAAATGGAAGAACCAAGATGGCTGGGACGATGAATTGAATGGTAACGTTACTAATGGAGCGAATGGTAACGTTACTAATAAAAAACCGCCTAATAAGCAAATAAAGAAAGTCGTTATTGAGGAAGAACCTGAGCAAAATAAAGCTGATGGATTGACCGATAAACAGCGTCAGTTCTGTATTAATTACGTTCGTACCCACAACGCTACACAAGCAGCTATCATGGCAGGGTATGCAAAACCTAGCGCTTATTCAATGGGGAGTCAGTTATTGAGAAACATTAAGGTTGTGAATGAAATCAAACGCCTAAAAACGCCGATGATTGAAGCAACTTTTGTAGAGGCTAACGACTTCATTCAATTGCTGGTGAAGATAGCTTTTGCTGATATTGGCGACTTTGTAGAAGGTGGCGGTTACGACGTTAGTTTACGTCCAGTGGATGAAATAGATACGTCTGTACTAAGTGAGTTATCTAACACAGAAAATGGCATCAAAATTAAGATGGAAAATAAAATGAAAGCTATTGAGCTACTTGCTAAGTATTCCAATATCTTGCAACCGAACGAGCGTGAACAGTTGGCTATCGAACAGGCACGTGTGAATATCGACAAAGCGAAAGCAGAGCTTGCCAAAATCGAAAATCCCGAAACGAATACGCAGGAGTCTGAAATCGCTAAAATGCTACGTCGAATGGCTGGTGATGAAGAATGA
- a CDS encoding sigma factor-like helix-turn-helix DNA-binding protein, which yields MYFPDLIEQYKQLLKQMKSEGVTSGELYREVKQAVEWMETGYDPAEFRASTRVDAYPVDPYHMQTYMAYANDDHDMLECMLNLQNYIESHKDEQRFKADWRKAEDNKKKVNSAMKGLTADEKAVFVAIEAERLPFSKVARMLGVSKSTVQSYYERARKKISENLNKGSQLDMFEMIS from the coding sequence ATGTATTTTCCAGATTTAATAGAGCAGTATAAGCAGTTGTTAAAGCAGATGAAGTCAGAGGGCGTTACAAGTGGCGAGCTTTATCGTGAGGTTAAGCAGGCGGTTGAATGGATGGAAACAGGATATGACCCAGCGGAGTTCCGGGCAAGTACTCGCGTTGATGCTTATCCAGTGGATCCGTACCATATGCAAACGTATATGGCTTACGCTAATGATGATCATGACATGCTAGAGTGCATGCTGAACCTTCAAAATTACATTGAATCACATAAAGACGAGCAACGATTTAAAGCAGACTGGCGCAAAGCTGAGGACAACAAAAAGAAAGTGAATAGTGCCATGAAGGGATTAACGGCAGATGAAAAAGCCGTGTTTGTAGCTATTGAAGCCGAGCGCTTACCGTTTAGCAAGGTTGCTAGAATGCTAGGTGTCAGTAAAAGTACAGTGCAGAGCTATTATGAACGAGCACGGAAAAAGATTTCGGAGAACCTAAATAAAGGTAGTCAATTGGATATGTTTGAGATGATTTCATAG
- a CDS encoding DNA cytosine methyltransferase, whose protein sequence is MQLKLLSLFGGIGADIKAAKRLGVKVKTIDYVEWKENRVKAYNAMNPFRYETQDVRAWDLKPDILVHGSPCQDNSAANHNDDQGRSELLLETIRIIKEMGEWRPKFVIWENVRGALFKAKRPIFDEYLREMAALGYTNNFNIENAMDYGLPQTRERVFCVSVLGNEKFDFNKLRKRPLRPMSEFQQPEHEIEDIEKYVVNIPSMLNRLEDLASLEEIEANKSKFRYIKTITDTCNTITERPDRCPAAGVFKMTDGRYRYPTEREWWRLMDFDDEDFDLMLNVFPIKPHQRSATLYALGGNSIAVCVLEAIFEVILSGDYAMEFDEQLQLIC, encoded by the coding sequence ATGCAATTAAAACTCTTATCATTGTTCGGTGGTATAGGTGCAGATATTAAAGCAGCGAAACGTTTAGGTGTGAAGGTGAAAACTATTGATTATGTAGAGTGGAAAGAGAATCGAGTAAAAGCCTATAACGCTATGAATCCATTCCGTTATGAAACACAAGATGTTAGAGCGTGGGACTTGAAGCCGGATATTTTAGTGCATGGAAGTCCATGTCAAGATAATTCAGCAGCCAATCATAATGATGACCAAGGCCGCTCGGAATTATTACTGGAAACTATTCGAATCATTAAAGAAATGGGTGAGTGGCGTCCGAAGTTTGTCATTTGGGAGAATGTTCGAGGCGCATTGTTTAAAGCCAAACGTCCAATTTTTGATGAATACTTACGGGAAATGGCAGCCTTAGGATATACCAATAATTTCAACATTGAAAATGCAATGGATTATGGACTACCTCAGACGAGAGAACGCGTCTTTTGTGTCTCGGTGCTAGGTAATGAAAAATTTGATTTCAACAAATTAAGAAAGCGTCCGTTGCGTCCGATGAGCGAGTTTCAACAGCCAGAGCATGAGATTGAAGACATTGAAAAATATGTGGTCAATATTCCGTCTATGCTGAATCGTTTAGAGGATTTAGCGAGCTTAGAAGAAATAGAAGCTAATAAATCAAAGTTTCGATATATCAAAACTATTACCGATACGTGCAATACAATTACTGAACGGCCTGATCGTTGTCCAGCTGCAGGTGTATTTAAAATGACGGATGGTCGTTATCGTTACCCAACTGAACGTGAATGGTGGAGGTTGATGGATTTTGACGATGAGGACTTTGATTTAATGCTTAATGTATTTCCGATTAAGCCACATCAACGAAGCGCTACGTTATACGCATTGGGTGGAAATAGTATTGCGGTATGTGTACTTGAAGCAATATTTGAAGTTATTCTATCGGGTGATTATGCAATGGAATTTGATGAGCAGTTGCAATTAATTTGCTAA
- a CDS encoding RusA family crossover junction endodeoxyribonuclease — protein MIQFTIPGAVQAQERPRFSRAGKGVKTHDAPKSRSYKEVVKLVAWQNKPQEPILEPIRLEVNIYLMPPKNLHTKPKQALIASGELRPTKKPDLDNLVKGIKDGCTQIIWHDDAQIVEMVVRKYYSMQPRAEVKVGVI, from the coding sequence ATGATTCAATTTACAATTCCAGGAGCAGTACAAGCACAGGAAAGACCGAGGTTTAGTCGAGCAGGAAAGGGTGTCAAAACACATGATGCACCAAAGTCACGCTCATATAAGGAAGTGGTGAAGCTCGTAGCATGGCAGAATAAGCCACAGGAGCCGATTTTAGAACCAATACGACTTGAAGTGAATATTTATCTCATGCCACCAAAGAACTTGCATACAAAGCCAAAACAAGCGCTTATCGCAAGTGGTGAGTTACGACCAACAAAGAAGCCTGATCTTGATAACTTGGTTAAGGGCATTAAGGATGGTTGCACTCAAATCATTTGGCATGATGATGCGCAAATCGTGGAGATGGTGGTTCGTAAATATTACAGCATGCAGCCACGTGCTGAAGTAAAAGTGGGTGTCATTTGA
- a CDS encoding DUF6011 domain-containing protein has protein sequence MQQCARCNRQLKSEKSMELGYGPTCYRKHLKEQADAEFLRNQMTIDEVIQHEERRKSA, from the coding sequence ATGCAACAATGCGCACGCTGCAACCGCCAGTTGAAAAGCGAGAAAAGCATGGAACTGGGTTATGGCCCAACATGCTACCGCAAACACCTGAAAGAACAGGCAGACGCTGAATTTTTACGCAACCAGATGACGATTGACGAGGTGATACAGCATGAAGAACGTAGGAAGTCGGCTTAA
- a CDS encoding molecular chaperone, translated as MKLVFLKIDRIVETADTKFIEIPAGGIQFEMRGQAIQSMEPVAIEMAHDGMFKNIIRNINFAVYTDQSLNASGQVMHESMFSVVAHEDVQRAIHKELAKRCKVVPMFRPIDTNELFCREFERAYEDLVGV; from the coding sequence ATGAAATTAGTATTTTTAAAAATCGACCGCATTGTCGAAACAGCCGACACCAAGTTTATCGAAATTCCAGCAGGTGGCATCCAGTTTGAAATGCGAGGGCAAGCGATTCAGTCAATGGAGCCAGTAGCAATCGAAATGGCCCATGATGGCATGTTTAAAAATATCATTCGCAACATTAATTTCGCGGTGTATACGGATCAATCATTAAATGCATCAGGACAAGTAATGCACGAGTCAATGTTTAGTGTAGTAGCGCATGAGGACGTACAGCGAGCGATACACAAGGAGCTGGCTAAGCGTTGCAAGGTAGTACCGATGTTCAGACCAATTGATACTAATGAGCTGTTTTGTCGGGAGTTTGAGCGCGCTTATGAAGATTTAGTGGGGGTGTAA
- a CDS encoding ATP-binding protein translates to MEAINEVTDSNLLSKIRSGMTWDSSYCFNHIPTMYTQENTSPEEWIVFRDKFKVQMIVMDGQTTCPRCELDKQDAIFARQVNKELYEQQASKKLNTLAKCSILQDETIKLARFDNYKEALGPEEATNKAKAWEYVKRFIAGEQFNLWIQSEITGVGKSHLAMSILKALNSLERSCLYLDIDEMLRKIRGSFDNKDSKYTEQYFIDLATEVDFLVLDDLGAETGDIDTKKRASDYTSKILRAIANGRQHKSTIVTTNLKSTQLNGIYDRKVISRLMANIEIIKFTQATDKRIANLNF, encoded by the coding sequence ATGGAGGCAATCAACGAGGTAACGGACAGCAACCTTCTTTCAAAGATACGTTCGGGCATGACGTGGGATTCTAGCTATTGCTTTAACCACATTCCCACTATGTACACACAGGAAAATACGTCACCTGAGGAATGGATTGTCTTTCGTGACAAGTTCAAGGTACAGATGATCGTGATGGATGGTCAAACGACTTGCCCACGATGCGAGCTAGACAAGCAAGATGCCATCTTTGCTAGACAGGTCAATAAAGAGCTATACGAGCAACAGGCATCGAAAAAACTTAACACGCTTGCTAAATGCAGCATCTTACAAGACGAAACGATTAAGCTAGCACGCTTTGACAACTACAAGGAAGCGCTAGGCCCAGAAGAGGCTACGAACAAAGCAAAAGCTTGGGAGTACGTTAAGCGCTTTATCGCTGGTGAGCAATTTAATTTATGGATTCAGTCGGAAATTACGGGTGTTGGCAAGTCACATCTAGCCATGAGCATCTTAAAGGCACTCAATTCACTTGAGCGTAGCTGCTTATATTTGGACATTGACGAAATGCTACGCAAAATTCGAGGGAGCTTTGACAACAAAGACAGCAAGTACACTGAGCAGTATTTCATTGATTTAGCAACCGAGGTGGATTTCCTAGTGCTGGATGACTTAGGAGCAGAGACAGGTGACATCGACACGAAAAAGCGTGCGTCGGATTACACCAGCAAGATTTTACGAGCGATTGCGAATGGTCGTCAGCATAAATCGACTATCGTCACAACCAACTTAAAAAGCACACAGTTAAACGGGATCTATGACCGCAAAGTGATTAGCCGATTGATGGCGAACATTGAAATCATCAAATTCACACAGGCGACGGATAAGCGCATTGCTAATTTGAATTTTTAA
- a CDS encoding helix-turn-helix domain-containing protein has translation MAEQHNRAFKGVWISKEIWLAKDLGWSEKLLLVEIDSLDGEQGCFASNEYLANFFGLSKDRISKMVSSLKNKGYISVQVFYKEGTKQIEKRVIRVNRQPYPIGENADTLAVKTTRGIGENNYTPIGENAEDNNTVINNTTNNTNKDKDRQSSVSPLTDTNFVEIKEAFEANVRTATFKDVQEIDDAMNVYEPALILEAIKAGASNARSFKYIVGILDNWRLEFKVKTYADWQQKIQSKGGSSNGGNQRGNGQQPSFKDTFGHDVGF, from the coding sequence ATGGCTGAACAACACAACAGGGCCTTTAAAGGTGTGTGGATCTCCAAGGAAATATGGTTAGCCAAGGACTTAGGGTGGTCTGAAAAACTTTTATTAGTAGAAATTGATTCATTGGACGGTGAGCAAGGTTGTTTCGCCTCTAATGAATACCTAGCAAACTTTTTCGGGCTATCAAAAGACCGCATTTCTAAAATGGTATCTTCACTGAAAAACAAGGGCTACATTAGCGTACAAGTATTTTACAAAGAGGGCACAAAGCAGATTGAAAAACGGGTGATTCGGGTGAATAGGCAACCATACCCTATAGGCGAAAACGCCGATACCCTAGCGGTGAAAACAACTAGGGGTATCGGTGAAAACAACTATACCCCTATAGGCGAAAACGCCGAGGATAATAATACAGTTATTAATAATACAACTAATAATACAAATAAAGACAAAGACAGACAGTCGTCGGTCAGTCCACTTACTGATACAAATTTTGTAGAAATCAAAGAAGCATTCGAGGCAAATGTACGTACAGCAACCTTCAAAGATGTACAAGAAATCGATGACGCCATGAACGTCTACGAACCAGCGCTTATTTTAGAAGCAATCAAAGCTGGTGCATCTAACGCACGCTCATTCAAATACATTGTCGGCATCTTAGATAATTGGCGACTCGAATTTAAAGTAAAAACCTACGCAGATTGGCAGCAGAAAATACAGTCGAAAGGTGGTTCATCGAATGGAGGCAATCAACGAGGTAACGGACAGCAACCTTCTTTCAAAGATACGTTCGGGCATGACGTGGGATTCTAG
- a CDS encoding MBL fold metallo-hydrolase has protein sequence MIEIKTIATGSKGNCYRVSDGSTALLLEAGISFKAIQQGLEFKTAEIAGVLISHEHQDHCKGVEGCLKRGMTIYMSQGTKDGMGLQNAQIRIIKSKEQFRIGTWTVLPFDVQHDVNEPLGFLLQSDNGDKLLFATDTYYIKYKFTGLTHLMIECNYDQQTLDENVASGKIHPAMKKRVMRSHFSLENLLNFFAANDLSKVEEIHLLHLSDNNSNVERIFKAVARATGKLIYIP, from the coding sequence ATGATTGAAATCAAGACAATTGCAACAGGTTCAAAGGGCAACTGCTATCGCGTGAGTGATGGCAGTACAGCCTTACTTTTAGAAGCTGGCATCTCCTTCAAAGCAATTCAACAGGGACTAGAATTTAAAACTGCTGAAATCGCTGGTGTGCTTATATCACATGAACACCAAGACCACTGTAAAGGCGTTGAGGGTTGTTTAAAACGTGGCATGACAATTTATATGTCGCAAGGCACAAAAGATGGTATGGGCTTACAGAACGCACAAATTCGCATCATTAAAAGTAAAGAGCAGTTCCGTATTGGTACATGGACCGTATTACCGTTTGATGTGCAGCACGACGTAAATGAGCCGTTGGGGTTTCTACTCCAATCAGACAACGGTGACAAGCTCTTATTTGCGACAGATACCTATTACATCAAGTACAAATTCACTGGATTAACGCACTTAATGATTGAGTGCAATTATGACCAGCAGACGCTGGACGAAAACGTCGCAAGTGGCAAGATTCATCCGGCTATGAAAAAGCGTGTTATGCGCTCACATTTCAGCTTAGAGAACCTATTAAATTTTTTTGCTGCTAACGATTTATCGAAGGTTGAAGAAATCCATTTGCTTCACTTATCGGACAACAACAGCAACGTAGAACGTATTTTTAAAGCAGTCGCAAGGGCAACGGGCAAATTAATTTACATTCCATAG
- the bet gene encoding phage recombination protein Bet gives MSNAVVNQPPKQQYEVSFEVNGEQLHLDEMTVVNYLLNGDIDKVTPPEVVMFLNLCKYQKLNPFLKEAYLIKYGTKPAQIIVSKEAFMKRAENHPKYLGFEAGVIVERDGQLVEIEGAVKLKNDILIGGWCKVYREDRKMPITSKISLSEFSKGQSTWNSMPLTMIRKSAIVNGLREAFPDTLGAMYTEDDADINQMQGNAVQNEIDQNANMEELDIKPTKKKIEPVTHVQDAQVIEGYEQQELISDKEELGF, from the coding sequence ATGTCAAACGCAGTAGTAAACCAACCACCAAAACAACAATATGAAGTTTCATTCGAAGTAAACGGGGAGCAACTTCATTTAGATGAAATGACAGTCGTAAATTACTTGCTTAACGGGGATATCGACAAAGTGACTCCACCTGAAGTAGTTATGTTCCTTAATTTATGTAAATACCAAAAGTTAAATCCATTTTTAAAAGAGGCCTATCTAATCAAGTACGGTACAAAGCCAGCACAAATTATCGTTTCAAAAGAAGCTTTTATGAAGCGTGCTGAAAATCATCCGAAATATCTTGGTTTCGAAGCTGGCGTCATCGTAGAACGCGATGGACAGTTAGTTGAAATCGAAGGTGCAGTAAAGCTTAAAAACGACATCTTAATCGGTGGTTGGTGCAAGGTTTACCGCGAGGACCGCAAAATGCCGATTACTTCAAAAATCAGCTTAAGCGAATTTTCAAAAGGACAATCAACATGGAACTCAATGCCCTTAACTATGATTCGTAAATCTGCAATTGTTAACGGTTTACGTGAAGCGTTCCCGGATACGCTGGGTGCTATGTATACAGAAGATGATGCGGATATTAATCAGATGCAAGGAAATGCCGTTCAAAACGAGATTGACCAAAATGCCAACATGGAAGAATTAGATATTAAACCTACCAAGAAAAAAATAGAGCCAGTTACGCACGTTCAGGATGCTCAGGTAATCGAGGGATATGAACAACAAGAGCTTATTTCAGATAAAGAAGAGCTGGGCTTTTAA
- a CDS encoding AAA family ATPase, with product MKKIEAILIRLRNFKGVEQLLVELNGGNARIYGDNATGKTTVFDAFLWLLFDKDSNNDSKFALQTLTGAGHKVHNLEHTVEAKLLVDGTQMELKKVYHEVYKKPRGSANKVFDGYTTDYFIDGVPLNKKEYVKKIEGIVQEDVFKLLTSPTYFNENVKWQDRRNILLAVCGDISDEDVIASEASLAKLNDVLSGKSIEDMKKIIASRKKHINDELEKIPVRIDEIHKMIPEVQVDAASLKAQVEKLETEINELKDQRYAVTNGGALLDKQHQLKELEMQLSDFKRTFEADSKQEIYKLQTRIQELQGNVQIIKSDIRMNDIEKNDAERDIKSFTDCISNNEQFMQRLREEFAVLKAQEFEYSDECECPTCKQALPAEQVESVRAEALAQFNERISKRQGEIKAEGPVYSEQNKGYQAEIQTINDKLTSAIIPKSEELQGKLASAEKELGKFNERLKQAQTTVPDVTTSENYQEILSEINLTQAVIAEMKANASEVVADIDANIRQFEQDKQGINAELDQLANAQNQRIRIAELEAQQQRLAAEYEALEGNLFLIESFTRKKVEMLTERINSKFKYARFKLFEEQVNGGLNEVCETLYEGVPYGSGLNNAAKINVGLDIINTLSAHYGTLAPIFVDNAEAVTKFIDVESQLISLVVSEHDKQLRIETDPVELKEAI from the coding sequence ATGAAGAAAATCGAAGCAATTCTAATTAGATTACGCAACTTCAAAGGCGTCGAGCAACTATTAGTCGAGCTGAATGGTGGTAACGCACGCATTTATGGTGACAACGCTACTGGAAAAACAACAGTATTTGACGCGTTCCTTTGGTTACTGTTCGACAAGGACAGCAACAACGATTCAAAGTTCGCACTACAAACTTTAACCGGCGCTGGTCACAAGGTACACAATTTGGAGCACACGGTCGAAGCTAAGTTGCTTGTAGACGGTACGCAGATGGAGCTTAAGAAAGTGTATCACGAGGTGTATAAAAAGCCTCGCGGTAGTGCGAATAAGGTATTTGATGGTTATACAACAGATTATTTTATCGATGGCGTACCTTTAAATAAAAAAGAGTATGTGAAGAAAATTGAAGGAATCGTGCAAGAGGACGTATTCAAACTTCTTACTTCACCTACTTACTTTAATGAAAATGTTAAATGGCAGGACCGCCGTAACATTTTACTAGCAGTATGCGGTGACATTTCAGACGAGGATGTAATCGCATCTGAAGCTTCACTAGCGAAATTAAATGATGTCCTGAGTGGTAAGTCAATTGAGGATATGAAGAAGATCATCGCCAGTCGTAAAAAGCACATCAATGACGAGCTAGAAAAAATCCCGGTGCGCATCGATGAAATTCACAAAATGATTCCAGAAGTACAAGTAGATGCCGCTTCATTAAAAGCTCAGGTAGAAAAGCTAGAAACTGAAATCAACGAGCTAAAAGACCAGCGCTACGCAGTGACAAATGGCGGTGCTTTACTAGATAAACAGCACCAACTAAAAGAGCTTGAAATGCAGTTATCCGACTTCAAGCGCACATTTGAAGCCGACAGCAAGCAAGAGATATACAAGCTCCAAACGCGCATTCAGGAGCTTCAAGGCAATGTACAAATCATCAAGTCAGACATTCGTATGAACGACATAGAAAAAAACGATGCCGAGCGTGACATTAAATCATTCACGGACTGCATCTCGAACAACGAACAGTTTATGCAGCGTTTACGCGAAGAGTTCGCAGTGTTGAAAGCGCAGGAATTTGAGTACAGCGATGAATGCGAATGCCCAACATGTAAACAAGCTTTACCAGCAGAACAAGTCGAGTCGGTTCGTGCTGAAGCATTAGCGCAATTTAACGAGCGTATCTCAAAACGTCAGGGTGAAATTAAAGCAGAAGGCCCGGTATACTCTGAGCAAAACAAAGGTTATCAAGCGGAAATTCAGACGATTAACGACAAATTGACTTCTGCAATTATTCCGAAGTCAGAAGAGCTACAAGGTAAATTGGCTTCTGCTGAAAAAGAGCTTGGCAAATTTAACGAACGTTTAAAGCAAGCACAAACTACAGTGCCAGATGTTACAACATCGGAAAATTACCAAGAAATTTTAAGTGAAATTAACCTAACACAAGCCGTTATAGCGGAAATGAAAGCAAACGCAAGCGAGGTTGTGGCAGATATCGACGCAAATATTCGCCAGTTTGAGCAAGATAAGCAAGGTATTAACGCCGAGCTGGACCAACTAGCCAATGCACAAAATCAACGCATTCGTATCGCTGAATTAGAAGCGCAACAACAACGCCTAGCCGCTGAATATGAAGCGCTAGAAGGTAACTTATTCCTAATCGAGTCATTCACTCGTAAAAAGGTTGAAATGCTTACAGAGCGCATTAACAGCAAGTTTAAATATGCTCGCTTCAAACTTTTTGAAGAGCAAGTTAACGGTGGCTTAAATGAAGTATGCGAGACGTTATACGAGGGCGTACCATACGGCAGCGGCCTAAATAACGCCGCGAAAATCAATGTCGGCTTAGACATCATTAACACGTTATCGGCTCATTACGGCACCTTAGCTCCAATCTTTGTTGATAATGCCGAAGCGGTTACGAAATTCATCGACGTAGAATCACAGCTTATTAGCTTAGTAGTTTCAGAGCATGATAAGCAATTACGCATCGAAACGGATCCAGTTGAATTGAAGGAGGCTATCTAA
- a CDS encoding helix-turn-helix transcriptional regulator, translating into MLGKELRKWRKQANLSQEEMADELSIARSAISKIENDMQKIDILLFKDWVRLTNSEVQAAIILFGTDIFAQATQAITLLPAFAQPITQFFM; encoded by the coding sequence ATGCTCGGAAAAGAGCTCCGCAAGTGGCGTAAGCAAGCGAACCTATCTCAGGAGGAAATGGCTGACGAGTTAAGCATTGCTCGTTCAGCTATCTCCAAAATCGAAAACGATATGCAGAAAATAGACATATTGCTTTTTAAGGATTGGGTACGACTTACAAACAGCGAAGTACAAGCAGCAATCATACTTTTCGGCACAGACATCTTTGCACAAGCAACTCAGGCAATCACGTTATTACCGGCATTTGCACAACCAATTACACAGTTTTTTATGTAG